In Antarcticibacterium arcticum, the genomic stretch AAAATCTTTTGTTTCTAAATTATCCGATGTAGAAGGGGAAGCTGCAGAAACGCAGGTTTGGCTGGATTATGCCTTGGCTTGCCAATATATAAATGAAGAGCAACATTCGCCGTTAATTAAAAAATACGATTCCATTTTAGGAATGACGGTAACAATGATTACAAACCATGATAAATGGACTTTGTAAAAATAATATTATTAAGAAACAGGTAAGAATATCATGAACAAGAATAATAACTTTTCTAAGGAAAACCCCCAGTCCCAAAGTCCCCAAGGCTCCGAGTCCCCCTCTCCGAGGATAGCAGTAATAGGCTTAGGCTACGTTGGGCTGCCCCTGGCAAGACTTTTTGCAACCAAATACCCCGTAATTGGATTTGACATTAATCAGAGTAGAGTTGATGAACTTAAAAATGGTCATGACAGCACCCTCGAGGTTGAAGATGATCTTTTAAGATCTTCTTTAGTTGAAAAGCCTTCTAATGACAACGGACTTTATTGTTCTACCAGTCTGGATGATATTAAAGACTGTAATTACTATATCATTACCGTCCCAACGCCTGTAGATAAGAATAATCGTCCTGACCTAACTCCATTATATAAGAGCAGTGAAAGTGTTGGGAAAGTCCTCAAAAAAGGAGATATCGTGATTTATGAATCCACTGTGTACCCGGGGGTTACTGAGGATGAATGTGTGCCCGTACTTGAAAAAGTGAGCGGACTCAAATTCAACGAAGATTTTTTTGCAGGCTATTCTCCTGAAAGAATAAATCCGGGTGATAAAGAGCATACGGTGGAGAAGATATTGAAGGTTACTGCTGGTTCTACTCCGGAGATTGGAAAGAAGGTAGATGATCTTTATTCTCAGGTCATCACTGCCGGTACACACCTGGCACCTACCATTAAAGTTGCAGAGGCCGCGAAAGTGATTGAAAATTCGCAAAGGGATATCAATATTGCTTTTGTAAATGAATTGGCAAAAATATTCAATATGATGGATATTGATACTCAGGACGTGCTTGAAGCAGCGGGTACAAAATGGAACTTTTTGCCATTTAAGCCGGGCCTCGTTGGGGGACATTGTATTGGAGTAGATCCCTATTATTTAGCACAAAAAGCCCAGGAATTGGGTTATCATCCAGAAATTATTCTTGCAGGAAGAAGAATGAATGATTCTATGGGGCAATATGTAGCTTCTGAAGTTGTTAAGCTAATGCTGCAAAATGATCAAAAAGTAAAGGGGGCAAATATCCTTGTGCTGGGCATAACTTTTAAAGAAAATTGTCCTGATGTACGGAATACCAAGGTTGTTGATGTTATAAAGAATTTGAAAGAGTACGGCACCAATGTTACAATTTTTGACCCATTAGCCAACCCGGCAGAAGTAAAACACGAATATGGCTTAATTACGACGAGATCCGCGCCGTCTGAAACTTTTGATGCTGTTGTATTATCAGTTTCGCATCACGAATTTTTACAATTAGATCTGGATAAATTTAAGAACGGAAGTACGGTGGTATATGATGTTAAAGGCGTTCTTGGGGAAAAATGCGATAAAAAACTTTAAGTCGGGGAATCGGGATTGGTTAGTCCGTGATTCGTTGATTCAAGAATCAAGACTCATTATTTCAGAATCCTCTTTTCCTGAATTGTAGTGCGGCACTAAGGAGCTAACACGTTTAAGAACTGACGAACGATTTGACGAACTAACGAAATAACAAAAAATGAAAATCAAGAATATATGCTGCATTGGCGCCGGTTACGTAGGAGGCCCTACAATGGCAGTAATCGCTCAGAAATGTCCTGAGATAAAAGTTACCGTAGTAGACATCAATGAAAAAAGAATAGCTGCCTGGAATGATGATGATGTGAATAACATTCCCATCTATGAACCCGGACTTTCGGAAATTGTTGGTGAAGCAAGAGGAAGAAACCTTTTCTTTTCTACAAATGTTGACGAGGCAATTGACCAGGCCGATATGATCTTTATTTCGGTAAATACCCCCACCAAAACCTATGGAATAGGGAAAGGGATGGCGGCCGATTTAAAATTTATTGAATTGTGTGCACGCCAGATCGCAAGGGTTTCAAAAAATGATAAAATAGTAGTAGAAAAATCGACGCTTCCCGTTAGAACGGCTGAGGCTTTAAAAAATATTCTGGATAATACAGGTAACGGTGTGAACTACCAGATACTTTCGAATCCTGAATTTTTAGCCGAAGGTACCGCAGTTCAGGATCTTTTAAACCCGGACAGGGTACTTATAGGTGGCGATATAGCTTCTGAGAAAGGAAAAGAAGCAGTGCAGGCCCTTGTAGATGTTTATGCTACCTGGATACCACAGAAAAACATCCTAACAACGAACGTGTGGTCATCTGAATTGTCTAAATTGACAGCAAACGCATTTTTAGCCCAACGGGTTTCCAGTATTAATGCCATGTCTCAATTATGTGAAGTAACAGGAGCTGATGTAGATGAAGTTGCCCGGGCAGTGGGGAAGGATTCCAGAATTGGTCCAAAATTCTTACAGTCCTCTGTAGGTTTTGGGGGTTCATGTTTTCAAAAGGATATTTTGAACCTGGTTTATATTTCAAAATCATTTGGTTTAAATGAGGTGGCCGATTACTGGGAGCAGGTGATAATAATGAACAATCATCAAAAAAGAAGATTTGCAGGGAAAATAGTTAAGACGCTATATAATACCGTAGCGGGTAAGAGGATTGCCATCCTTGGATGGGCCTTTAAAAAAGATACCAATGACACTAGGGAATCCGCCGCAATTTATGTTACAGATTACCTTCTGAATGAACAGGCAGATATTGTTGTTTATGATCCTAAAGTGAGAAAAGAGCAGATATATGCAGATCTTGAATATTTAGGTACACATAGTTTGGAGGAGATCAAAGAACGGGTAACTATTGTTTCTTCTGCTTTGGATGCTTCCAAAGATGCACATGCCGTTGCCGTGCTTACGGAATGGGATGAATTTAAAAAATTGGATTGGGAGACAGTTTATAAAGGAATGCTCAAACCGGCCTTTCTTTTTGACGGAAGAAGAATTCTGGAAAGTAAAACAAAGGTAGGAATAGGGTTTGAATTTTATGCAATTGGAAGTTAATATGAAAGTTTTAGTCACTGGAGCCGCGGGATTTATTGGATTTCATTTATCTAAAAGATTAGTAAAGGAAGGTTATGAAGTCGTGGGATTAGATAATATTAATGATTATTATGATCCGGGGTTAAAGTTTGATAGGCTCGAAGAATTAGGTGTTCATAAGATTGAGGCTGAAAGCTTTAATCAAATTTGTTCCAGTGATACGTTTTCAAATTTTCAATTTATACGATTAAATTTAGAAGATCGGGAAAATCTTCCCCACCTTTTTAAAAAGCACCAGTTTGATAAAGTTATAAACCTAGCAGCACAAGCCGGAGTACGCTATAGTTTGGAAAATCCTGAGGCATATATAGATAGTAATGTGGTTGGGTTTTTAAATATATTAGAATGCTGCAGAAATAACCAGATAAAACATTTGGTATATGCGAGTAGTTCAAGTGTTTATGGTGAAAACGAAAAAGTGCCTTTTAGTACCGAGGACAATGTAGATAATCCAATAAGTTTATACGCTGCTACAAAAAAAAGCAATGAATTAATGGCTTATACTTATAGTCATTTGTATGGATTCAAAACTACGGGTATAAGATTCTTCACCGTATATGGTCCGTGGGGAAGACCAGATATGGCTATGTTTCTGTTCACAGATGCTATTTTAAATAAAAAACCTATAAAGGTTTTTAATAATGGAAACCTTGAAAGAGACTTTACTTATATAGATGATATTGTCGAAGGAGTCTTTAAAATAATTCATAAAAACGTTAGTGAAATTCCAGATAAATCTGCCCTTTATAATATAGGAAACAGTAAACCTGTAAAATTGATGGAATTTATAGCAGAAATTGAAAATCAAACAGGTCTTGAAGCGAGGAAAGTAATGTTGCCTATGCAACCAGGTGATGTTTCCAGAACTTGGGCAGATGTTAATTTGCTGAAAAAAGACTATAATTATATTCCCACAACTTCCGTGAAAAAGGGTGTGGAACACTTCATAATTTGGTTTAGAAGTTATTATAAGTATGATATTATTAATTAAATGTGCGTAGGTAATTCAAAAGAAGTAAAGTATCTAATTGACCCATTCATACTCCTTTAAATATTCAAAATGTCATTAAGAAATCAGGCCACAGCAGGCATTTTTTGGACATTTGCGCAACAATTTGGTCAACAGATTGTACTATTCTTTGTATCCACTATATTGGCAAGGTTGCTTTTGCCAGAAGAGTTTGGATATATTGGAATGATAGCAATATTTGTTTCAGTAGGAACGTCACTATTAAAAGGTGGATTAACTCATTCGTTGATCCGGAGTAAGGATTTGGAGGAAGATGATTATTCCACTGTGTTTTATTATAATCTTGCAGCAAGTATACTTATCTATATATTAATTTATTTTGCTGCACCGTATGTTTCTGGTTTTTATGGATATCCCATTTTAACTCCTATAATTAGATGGTATTGTCTAAGTTTTATTTTGTTTGCCTTTTCGGCGGTGCAGGAAGCAAAATTAACAAAGGAAATGAATTTTAAGATTCAAACTATAATTTCCATACCATCAGTAATTATAGGAGGTATTGTAGGTATTGGCTTAGCCTACTCGGGATATGGAGTTTGGAGTATTGTTTGGAATCAGTTAATTACCGCATTAGTAAGGAGTATTCAATTATGGATTTATTCTAAATGGGCTCCGGGATTAATTTTCAATTTTTTAAAATTCAAAGAACATTTAAAATTCGGTTATAAAATAACATTATCCTCCCTTTTGGAAAATATCTTTAATAATCTCTACGTTATTATAATTGGAAAATATTTTTCAGCCGGACAGGTGGGGTTTTATACCAGAGCTGATACCATGAAAAATCTCCCCGTAAATAATATCACCTTGGCATTGAACAAGGTAACATTTCCCTTATTTGCTGAGATTCAACATGATAATGAAAGATTAAAAAGAGTGTATAAACAATTAATGAAAATGTCTGTTTATGTCGTGGCACCCTTAATGATTTTTTTGATAATTATGGCTGAACCGGTTTTTAGGTTCTTATTCACTGAGAAATGGTTGCCGGCTGTGCCATATTTTCAAATATTATGTATATCAGGGATTTTATATCCTATTCAAGGATATAATGCTAATGTTTTATTAGTGAAAGGGAAAAGTGATACGCATTTAAAATTAACGGTCTTTAATAAAATTTTGTTAGTTATTGGAATCCTAATTGGAATTCAATTTGGAATTATTGGATTACTCTATGCGCAGGTTTTTTTATCTGTCGTTACTTTTTTTATCTATGCCCATCATACAGATAAAGTTATTGGATATTCATCCTTTCAACAGGTTATTGATATATTGCCAATAATTTTATTGTCTTTACTACCTGGGATTCTTGTATATTTAATTAATCTAAACCTTGAAGAGGAACCCGATTGGTTAAGGATAATAACGGGAGCAGGAGGTGGAATTATTCTCTATATTGGAATTAGTTATATTTTAAAAATTAAAAGTTATAATGATATAATTGACATTGTATTTAAAAAACAGAAAATAGGTATTTCTAAAGACTAGTTTTTTAAGGATTTTGTCATAACCAAATTTTATAAATATTTTATCAAATTAAAATGAATTTAAATAATAAATCTATTCTCATTACAGGAGGTACAGGTTCGCTAGGAAAAGCCTTAACACAACATTTGTTAGAAACTGGAACAGAATTAAAAAAACTTGTGATATTTTCAAGGGATGAGCAAAAGCAGTTTGAAATGGCGCAGGAATATCCTCAGGACCAATATCCTCAGTTGCGATTTTTTATTGGTGACGTTAGAGATGAGGCGAGAGTTAAAAGGGCTTTAAAAGGAATTGACTACGTTATTCACGCCGCTGCTATGAAACATGTTCCAATTGCCGAATATAATCCAATGGAATGTGTAAAAACTAATATCATGGGTGCTGAAAATATTATTAATGCCTGTCTTGAAACCGAAGTAAGCAGAGTGGTTGCTTTATCCACAGACAAGGCTGCAGCACCTATTAACCTTTATGGAGCTACTAAATTGGCTTCAGATAAATTATTTGTCGCTGCTAATAATATTACTGGGTGGAATCCAATTAAATTTTCGGTGGTGCGCTATGGAAACGTTATGGGCTCCAATGGGTCCGTTATTCCATTTTTTCTTAAGAAGAAAAAAGAAGGTGTACTTCCAATTACCGATCCTACCATGACAAGATTTAATATTTCCTTACAGGGAGGTGTAGATATGGTCATGCATGCCTTAGAACACGCCTGGGGTGGAGAAATCTTTGTTCCAAAAATACCATCTTATAAAATCACAGATGTTGCCGAGGCCATAGGCCCGGAGTGTGAAAAACCGGTGGTGGGCATCCGTCCGGGTGAAAAAATTCACGAAGAAATGATAACTTCATCTGACTCATATAATACCTATGATTTAGGTAAATATTATACCATTTTACCTGCTACACATAAATGGAAAAAAGAAGAATATATTGAACATTTTAAGGCTAAAAAGGTAAAACCCGGATTTCAATACAACTCAGGTGAGAATGAGGATTGGGAGAGTATTGATGATCTAAGAAAATTAATAAAGGAACACGTTGATCCTACTTTTGAAGTATAGTTTATGAGTAATTCAATTCCATACGGTCGTCAAAATATTACTGAAGAAGATATCGAAGCAGTTGTAAGTACCTTGAAATCTGATTATCTAACCCAAGGTCCCAAAATTTCTGAATTTGAAGATGCTTTCGCAAAATATGTTGGTAGCAAATATGCAGTTGCAGTTGCCAATGGAACAGCAGCATTACATTTATGTGCGCTTGCATTAGGTGTAAAACAAGGTGATAAAGTAATTACAACACCAATAACTTTTGCAGCATCAGCGAATTGTGTTCGGTATTGTGGGGGTGAGGTGGTTTTTGCTGACATTGATCCTGAGACTTATTTATTGGACATAAATAAGGTAAGAACTTTACTGGAAGCCTCTCCCCAAGGAACATATAAAGGAATAATACCGGTAGATTTTGCCGGTAGAGCAGTTGATCTCGAAGCATTCAAAAAACTTGCAGATCAATATGATTTATGGATTATTGAAGATGCCTGTCATGCCCCGGGAGGTTATTTTAAAGATTCCCGGGGGCAACAACAATTATGCGGCAATGGAATATTTGCAGAGCTTGCAATCTTTTCCTTTCATCCCGTAAAACATATCGCCAGTGGGGAAGGAGGTATGATAACTACCAATGATGAAGATCTTTACAAAAAACTACTTCAACTGCGAACTCATGGGATCGTAAAAAGTGAAAACCTTTATAAAAACTCCATATCATTTGCAGGTGGGGAGGATAATTATCCGGGGTGGTATATGGAAATGCAGGATCTTGGTTTTAATTACCGGTTAACAGATTTTCAGGCTGCTTTAGGTTTAAGTCAACTAAAGAGAGCCGAAGAAGGTTTGGAAAGAAGGAGGGAAATTGCGAAACATTATTATCAAGCATTTGAAGGAAAAAACTTTATTAAAAGTCAATCTGGAATAGTAGAAGGACATGCCTATCATTTATATGTTATTGAGGTAAAAGACCGTTTAGGACTTTATAATTATTTACGTGAGAATAATATTTATGCACAAATACATTACATTCCTTGTCATCTAATGCCCTATTATAGAGAATTTGGATGGAAAGAAGGTGATATGCCCTTTGCTGAAATTTATTATCAAAACTGTATCAGTTTACCTATGTATCCAACATTAAGGGTTAAAGAACAGAACTTTGTTTTAGATAAGATAAAATCTTACTATGAATGATTTTAGACATAAGATTGGGCTTGGCAGTGTTCAATTCGGTATCTCTTATGGAATTTCAAATACGCACGGAAAGACATCTCCCAAAGAGGTGGAAAAGATTCTGGACATAGCTTCTTCAAAATCCATAAATGTCATAGATACAGCTTCTTCATATGGAACTGCTGAACAGATTTTAGGAAATTTACACAAAGGAAGATTTGATATTATTTCCAAATTTATGCCTACTCAAACTAATGGATCTATTAGTTTCCAGCTGGAGAAATCCCTTTATAACTTAAAAGTAGATTATTTGTATGGATATATGGCCCATAGACCTGCCTTACTTGAGGGAAGAGATTGGGAGGAGTTGCAGCTTTTAAAAAAGGAAGGAAGAATTAAAAAGATTGGATTTTCATTTAATAATCCTAAGGAATTTGAAAAACTAAAAAATTCCGGATTTATTCCAAATGTTGTTCAGGTTCCGTTCAATTATTTCGATACAAGATTTAAAGATCTTTTGATAGAATTAAAAGCTGAAGGATGTGAAGTACATACACGATCTACATTTTTACAAGGTTTGTTTTTTATGAATCCTGAAAACTTAGTTGCATACTTCAATAAATTCAAATCTCATATTAATTTTCTTCAATCTACATATGGAAATAATTTACAAACCGCCTTACTAGAATTTGTTTTACGACAAGATTTTATTGATAAGGTAATTATTGGTGTAGAAAATGTAAAACAATTAGAGAAGAACATAAATTCCTCTTTAAAAATTGAACCCTTAAATGATTCTCCATATTTTCCTGAGAATATATTAATGCCAGTTAATTGGCCAAAAAATTGAAGATGGTTTTTACTTTTGATTTAAAGGATAAAGTCGTTATAATTACCGGTGGTTATGGGTATTTAGGAAAGGCTATTGTTACAAGTTTATTATTACATAATGCCAAGGTATTTGTTTTAGGCCGGGATAGGAAAAAATATGAAGCAGCTTTTTTAAAGAAAAACAAGTTAGATGAAAACCTGAATTTCCAGTTCTGTGATGTTTCTGATGCTAAAAGTATTGAATCAGCTTTTCAGAAAATTTTCGAGAAGGAAAGTAAAATAGATGTGTTAATTAACAACGCCTTTTATAGCAAAGGTCAGTCTCCTGAACACATGAATGATGAGGAATGGAATTTTGGGATTGATGGAACATTGACTAGTTTATTTAAGTGTATTAGATCAATAATCCCTTATTTCAAACAAGCAACAAAAGGGAAAATTATTAATGTTTCCTCAATGTATGGTTTAGTAGCTCCAAATTTTGAAATTTATGAAGAATATCCTTCCTATTTAAATCCCCCTCATTACGGGGCAGCTAAAGCAGGAGTTATACAATTAACCAAGTATTACGCCTCTTATTTAGGGAAATA encodes the following:
- a CDS encoding four helix bundle protein is translated as MEKIRTHKDLRVYQASFEAGMEVFIISKTFPKEEVYSLTNQIRRSSRSVSGNLAEAWRKRRYPKSFVSKLSDVEGEAAETQVWLDYALACQYINEEQHSPLIKKYDSILGMTVTMITNHDKWTL
- a CDS encoding nucleotide sugar dehydrogenase, coding for MNKNNNFSKENPQSQSPQGSESPSPRIAVIGLGYVGLPLARLFATKYPVIGFDINQSRVDELKNGHDSTLEVEDDLLRSSLVEKPSNDNGLYCSTSLDDIKDCNYYIITVPTPVDKNNRPDLTPLYKSSESVGKVLKKGDIVIYESTVYPGVTEDECVPVLEKVSGLKFNEDFFAGYSPERINPGDKEHTVEKILKVTAGSTPEIGKKVDDLYSQVITAGTHLAPTIKVAEAAKVIENSQRDINIAFVNELAKIFNMMDIDTQDVLEAAGTKWNFLPFKPGLVGGHCIGVDPYYLAQKAQELGYHPEIILAGRRMNDSMGQYVASEVVKLMLQNDQKVKGANILVLGITFKENCPDVRNTKVVDVIKNLKEYGTNVTIFDPLANPAEVKHEYGLITTRSAPSETFDAVVLSVSHHEFLQLDLDKFKNGSTVVYDVKGVLGEKCDKKL
- a CDS encoding nucleotide sugar dehydrogenase gives rise to the protein MKIKNICCIGAGYVGGPTMAVIAQKCPEIKVTVVDINEKRIAAWNDDDVNNIPIYEPGLSEIVGEARGRNLFFSTNVDEAIDQADMIFISVNTPTKTYGIGKGMAADLKFIELCARQIARVSKNDKIVVEKSTLPVRTAEALKNILDNTGNGVNYQILSNPEFLAEGTAVQDLLNPDRVLIGGDIASEKGKEAVQALVDVYATWIPQKNILTTNVWSSELSKLTANAFLAQRVSSINAMSQLCEVTGADVDEVARAVGKDSRIGPKFLQSSVGFGGSCFQKDILNLVYISKSFGLNEVADYWEQVIIMNNHQKRRFAGKIVKTLYNTVAGKRIAILGWAFKKDTNDTRESAAIYVTDYLLNEQADIVVYDPKVRKEQIYADLEYLGTHSLEEIKERVTIVSSALDASKDAHAVAVLTEWDEFKKLDWETVYKGMLKPAFLFDGRRILESKTKVGIGFEFYAIGS
- a CDS encoding NAD-dependent epimerase, with product MKVLVTGAAGFIGFHLSKRLVKEGYEVVGLDNINDYYDPGLKFDRLEELGVHKIEAESFNQICSSDTFSNFQFIRLNLEDRENLPHLFKKHQFDKVINLAAQAGVRYSLENPEAYIDSNVVGFLNILECCRNNQIKHLVYASSSSVYGENEKVPFSTEDNVDNPISLYAATKKSNELMAYTYSHLYGFKTTGIRFFTVYGPWGRPDMAMFLFTDAILNKKPIKVFNNGNLERDFTYIDDIVEGVFKIIHKNVSEIPDKSALYNIGNSKPVKLMEFIAEIENQTGLEARKVMLPMQPGDVSRTWADVNLLKKDYNYIPTTSVKKGVEHFIIWFRSYYKYDIIN
- a CDS encoding lipopolysaccharide biosynthesis protein, coding for MSLRNQATAGIFWTFAQQFGQQIVLFFVSTILARLLLPEEFGYIGMIAIFVSVGTSLLKGGLTHSLIRSKDLEEDDYSTVFYYNLAASILIYILIYFAAPYVSGFYGYPILTPIIRWYCLSFILFAFSAVQEAKLTKEMNFKIQTIISIPSVIIGGIVGIGLAYSGYGVWSIVWNQLITALVRSIQLWIYSKWAPGLIFNFLKFKEHLKFGYKITLSSLLENIFNNLYVIIIGKYFSAGQVGFYTRADTMKNLPVNNITLALNKVTFPLFAEIQHDNERLKRVYKQLMKMSVYVVAPLMIFLIIMAEPVFRFLFTEKWLPAVPYFQILCISGILYPIQGYNANVLLVKGKSDTHLKLTVFNKILLVIGILIGIQFGIIGLLYAQVFLSVVTFFIYAHHTDKVIGYSSFQQVIDILPIILLSLLPGILVYLINLNLEEEPDWLRIITGAGGGIILYIGISYILKIKSYNDIIDIVFKKQKIGISKD
- the pseB gene encoding UDP-N-acetylglucosamine 4,6-dehydratase (inverting), producing MNLNNKSILITGGTGSLGKALTQHLLETGTELKKLVIFSRDEQKQFEMAQEYPQDQYPQLRFFIGDVRDEARVKRALKGIDYVIHAAAMKHVPIAEYNPMECVKTNIMGAENIINACLETEVSRVVALSTDKAAAPINLYGATKLASDKLFVAANNITGWNPIKFSVVRYGNVMGSNGSVIPFFLKKKKEGVLPITDPTMTRFNISLQGGVDMVMHALEHAWGGEIFVPKIPSYKITDVAEAIGPECEKPVVGIRPGEKIHEEMITSSDSYNTYDLGKYYTILPATHKWKKEEYIEHFKAKKVKPGFQYNSGENEDWESIDDLRKLIKEHVDPTFEV
- the pseC gene encoding UDP-4-amino-4,6-dideoxy-N-acetyl-beta-L-altrosamine transaminase, whose protein sequence is MSNSIPYGRQNITEEDIEAVVSTLKSDYLTQGPKISEFEDAFAKYVGSKYAVAVANGTAALHLCALALGVKQGDKVITTPITFAASANCVRYCGGEVVFADIDPETYLLDINKVRTLLEASPQGTYKGIIPVDFAGRAVDLEAFKKLADQYDLWIIEDACHAPGGYFKDSRGQQQLCGNGIFAELAIFSFHPVKHIASGEGGMITTNDEDLYKKLLQLRTHGIVKSENLYKNSISFAGGEDNYPGWYMEMQDLGFNYRLTDFQAALGLSQLKRAEEGLERRREIAKHYYQAFEGKNFIKSQSGIVEGHAYHLYVIEVKDRLGLYNYLRENNIYAQIHYIPCHLMPYYREFGWKEGDMPFAEIYYQNCISLPMYPTLRVKEQNFVLDKIKSYYE
- a CDS encoding aldo/keto reductase, whose protein sequence is MNDFRHKIGLGSVQFGISYGISNTHGKTSPKEVEKILDIASSKSINVIDTASSYGTAEQILGNLHKGRFDIISKFMPTQTNGSISFQLEKSLYNLKVDYLYGYMAHRPALLEGRDWEELQLLKKEGRIKKIGFSFNNPKEFEKLKNSGFIPNVVQVPFNYFDTRFKDLLIELKAEGCEVHTRSTFLQGLFFMNPENLVAYFNKFKSHINFLQSTYGNNLQTALLEFVLRQDFIDKVIIGVENVKQLEKNINSSLKIEPLNDSPYFPENILMPVNWPKN
- a CDS encoding SDR family oxidoreductase, with amino-acid sequence MVFTFDLKDKVVIITGGYGYLGKAIVTSLLLHNAKVFVLGRDRKKYEAAFLKKNKLDENLNFQFCDVSDAKSIESAFQKIFEKESKIDVLINNAFYSKGQSPEHMNDEEWNFGIDGTLTSLFKCIRSIIPYFKQATKGKIINVSSMYGLVAPNFEIYEEYPSYLNPPHYGAAKAGVIQLTKYYASYLGKYDVQVNSVTPGPFPSVNVQKAEGFINALKKNTLLDRIGKPEDLAGAFIYLASDASNFMTGQNMIIDGGWTSK